One genomic segment of Centropristis striata isolate RG_2023a ecotype Rhode Island chromosome 13, C.striata_1.0, whole genome shotgun sequence includes these proteins:
- the mfsd6l gene encoding major facilitator superfamily domain-containing protein 6-like produces MKRNKQIDVKRALALAGTFNFLCSCASACLLPFLTLYFRQLGLSPAMTGIVMGTKHLIVLVLSPAASLLSKHYNKRRAVINGSVVCSAAVALVLLLIPPVDVHAQTAYCNMSDLSSGPTLSPGAGLLINSVAPSTSARTHPKTNSTPVSQSALTSPAKTATDTKSAPVMTSKSAHKEHAKSGTHHSQQTLASEVNVATGEPKISSSVIPQTGSSPVRNKRSKLRSGSEEQLGEKTAEEGQFEFLGSLKVMDPEHQLFFLILIIVSVWECVSAPLEWTADDGLYEYLDFADASDRYSSSGLWGLLGAACGVAGAGLLVSQLRCLIAGQMPRSAVHFYCYAGVSCLALPAATYLPLYLNKKRDRANGLLKAVQLVRGSPRALLCAVTTLLVGVACSAVDNFLLWQMQDHGSGELHMGLSLALALLSQAAFPLLAGRMSKLLSPGRVLAVGASSLGLQCFYYSFLWGPWAALPAQVLSCFSSGALWWAVRVQCEDVATPGAERSVSRVYGTLSLHLGSGLGSFAGGFVVQWLGLRWLFIGVAVGLMLWCVCLPLLQWKAPHQRRINYSRLLAADASEASDSESEQERDWLEKAMEDDRSNNGFGRRINH; encoded by the coding sequence ATGAAGAGGAACAAACAGATCGACGTCAAGCGGGCCCTCGCTCTGGCCGGCACCTTCAACTTCCTGTGCTCCTGCGCCTCGGCCTGCCTGCTGCCCTTCCTCACGCTGTACTTCAGACAGCTGGGCCTGTCTCCTGCAATGACAGGCATCGTCATGGGCACCAAGCACCTCATAGTGCTGGTGTTGAGCCCTGCGGCGAGCCTGCTCTCCAAACACTACAACAAGAGGCGAGCGGTGATAAACGGCTCTGTCGTGTGTTCGGCAGCAGTCGCTCTGGTTCTGCTGCTGATCCCGCCTGTAGATGTGCACGCTCAGACGGCCTACTGCAACATGTCTGATCTGTCTAGCGGCCCGACACTAAGTCCAGGTGCTGGCTTGCTAATAAACAGCGTTGCACCTTCCACATCAGCTAGAACTCACCCTAAAACCAACAGCACTcctgtttcccagtctgctctCACTTCTCCAGCAAAAACAGCCACTGATACTAAGTCTGCTCCTGTGATGACGAGCAAATCTGCACATAAAGAGCATGCTAAATCTGGAACTCATCACTCACAACAGACTTTAGCATCTGAGGTCAACGTCGCTACTGGAGAACCAAAGATCAGCAGCTCAGTTATTCCCCAGACCGGAAGCTCTCCAGTGAGGAATAAGAGGTCCAAGCTCAGATCAGGATCAGAAGAACAGCTCGGAGAAAAGACGGCAGAGGAAGGCCAGTTTGAATTTCTGGGCAGCCTGAAGGTGATGGACCCTGAACACCAGCTCTTCTTCTTGATCCTCATCATCGTGTcggtgtgggagtgtgtgtcaGCCCCCCTGGAGTGGACCGCAGATGACGGACTATACGAGTATCTGGACTTTGCGGATGCTTCGGACCGCTACAGCAGCAGCGGGCTGTGGGGTTTACTCGGAGCAGCGTGTGGAGTTGCAGGAGCCGGTTTGCTGGTTAGCCAGTTACGCTGCCTCATAGCGGGCCAGATGCCCCGCAGCGCTGTGCATTTCTACTGCTACGCTGGAGTGTCCTGTCTGGCCCTGCCTGCAGCCACCTACCTCCCCCTCTACCTGAATAAGAAGCGAGACCGAGCCAACGGGCTCCTGAAAGCCGTGCAGCTGGTGCGTGGCTCGCCCCGCGCTCTGCTCTGCGCGGTCACCACCCTGCTGGTCGGGGTGGCGTGCTCAGCCGTGGATAACttcctcctgtggcagatgcAGGATCATGGGAGCGGAGAGCTGCACATGGGGCTGTCTCTGGCCCTCGCTCTGCTCTCTCAGGCTGCCTTTCCTCTGCTGGCGGGCCGAATGTCAAAGCTCCTCAGCCCGGGACGAGTGCTCGCTGTTGGGGCGTCAAGTCTCGGGCTGCAGTGCTTCTATTACTCCTTCCTGTGGGGGCCGTGGGCTGCCCTGCCCGCTCAGGTGTTGAGCTGTTTCAGCAGTGGAGCCCTGTGGTGGGCGGTGAGGGTGCAGTGTGAGGACGTGGCCACGCCGGGGGCTGAGAGGAGTGTCAGCAGGGTCTACGGCACTCTGTCTCTACACCTGGGGAGCGGGCTGGGGAGCTTTGCCGGAGGGTTTGTGGTCCAGTGGTTGGGCCTGAGGTGGTTGTTCATAGGAGTAGCCGTGGGCTTGatgctgtggtgtgtgtgtctgcctctgCTGCAGTGGAAAGCCCCTCACCAGCGCAGGATTAACTATTCTCGCCTTCTGGCGGCTGATGCAAGTGAAGCCAGTGACTCTGAGTCCGAACAGGAGAGAGACTGGTTAGAAAAGGCAATGGAAGACGACAGAAGCAATAACGGCTTTGGAAGAAGGATAAACCACTGA